The nucleotide sequence CATAGCCGATGATTGCCTGAGTCGATTTTCGACTTGGCAACGCAAATCACAGGCCAACACGTGGGGAGAAGTGCAGCCGAGACTGGTGGATTGACGAAGAACGTTATCGCAGCCAATCAAGACGTCTCATTCTAGCGCGTCTGTCTTTGACACAGTGCCTGGTGCGAGTGCGACGCGGTCGATCcttggctgatgatggatgtGCCCCTGCCAAGCCTCAAAGCTTGGCATAGCACAGCCCCGCCGGGTCTGCTCgcctgcttgcttgctttaCGAGGGAGCCAAGGAGAGGGGAGAGATCCTTTCGGATGGTGACTCCTTAATTTGCCAGATTCGTCTACGAGTCAATTGCGCCTCGTCGGTTTCCTCAGCCGCGGGGTTTATCACCATGGGCAGATTCACAGAACAGGGGCTTCAGGGGGACAGAGGCCACATTCTCgtaaagaattaattattGCGTGCGAGCTAATCAGCGCCATTGGCAGCTTGCGCAAAAACCAATCTATTATTTTACTTTAAAAATTCGTCAAAGATATTGTCTAATACACTCCCGATATGCATCCGTTGCCCCCTGGCAAAAATAATGATCCGACACCAACTCCTTTGCTGGCACGTCTAGCCACCCGGGTGCCGAGTCGCCGATGCCAAAGCTCAGCCAGACCTCGTCGTCCAAAAATCCGTGACTCCTCTGCTCGGGCTGGTTCCCGTGGTACACCATGCTGCCCGTCCAAATGTACTTGCTATTAGTCTCGCCGTGGTATGTGAGCTTCTTGCTCACGCTCAGCATTGTGTAGGGCGCCACCGCCGAGTAGACAATGATACGGTGATCATACCACGTATTCGTAAACTCGGGCGGGTCGTAGCGCATCTGCACCATGCCAATCATGACTGTATTGTGTTCGTGCGGTTCGCACTCGCCTCGCTTGCACAGCGTGAGGCTGAGCATCGGTGTCGATTGATGAACCCGTCGGTCGCTGAGCATCACATCGTGGATGCACGTGTTCTCCATGCTGTGCcatgtcttcttctcgttgccCGGAGGGAAGGGTTCCTGGACAGCGGAATCGcgctcggcctcgacgtcttGGACGGGTTGGTTGGTCTCGTTGAAGCGGAAAAGCTGGCTGGGTTCCACCATGAACATcatctcgtcctcatccttgctGAAGGGAGAGTAGATGGGTGCCCAGTTCTTTTCGCGCTGGTATCGGGGATCCGATTCTTGGCCCTCGGGGGGTTGCCGACGAAGTAGGACCGGTTCGGTGAACTTGATGGGCGGCAGCTTCTTTGCGTGCTTACCCATCTGTCTGACGAGCTCGGGGACGGCAGCACGGGCGTCGATGATGTACATGCCCTCGCAAAGGATGGGGTCGTCGACCTGGTGCGTGAAGATGAGCATGGGAGCACCATGCTTGGTCCAGAACAGCTTCATGTCCTCAGGACCGATGTACTTGTCCATGCTGGGTTCCCTCTTGCAGTGGTGCTCAGGACCAGCAAAGTCCTCGACAAGCATCTTGGACCAGTCGTCGTTCGCCGTCAGCTCGGGCCGACCAAAGTTATCGTAGGTCAGGCTGACAAAGGTAGCGACCTGTCGCGCCAGTCTGTATTTTTTCCCCTTGATCTCCTTATCAACGTGGGGCGCGCgggcgatgacgaggaagtcGTGCTTGCTCCCCTTGGGCAGCTCGAGCAGGGTCGGGTTCATAATCTTGTGGCCTGTCGACTTGACATTGATGGTGTTGTAGAAGCCGAGGTTGTTTCGTGTACTCGTCAGGAGACGGTAGTCGTTTGTGCGGCTGCGGATGGCATCGTAGCCTTTGGGCCCCGAGGGGAAGAGGTAGTCGGATTCGAGGTGGAGGGTGCCGAGGATCAGGACGACGAAAGTAGCGATTGCCGCGTAGAGGACTACGCGCTTCGGGTGAGGGAAGCGCATAGTGAGCGATTGCGCCCTCACATCGAGGTTGGACAACAAcagatggtggtgatgtctCGGCAGCGGGTGGGAAGGGGGCTTTTCATCTGAGACCAGACTCCAAGGGGGCGACAAGTCTTATAGCGTCGGTGTCGGTGTTGGTGTCGGGGACTACCTTCCTTGGTCAAGCTTTTTCCTTTCCATTTTTTTTTAGCACGTCACCCACTGTAATCAAGCATTTGCCAATGCTACTCGCCCCTGTTGATGCGCTAGGCTCCATGCGTTCGAAAGGCCCCGACCGAGTGGAACAGGGTTCATTCGTACTGTGTATCAGCACTGTATGACATGGTCTGATTGTCGATGAGGACACAGTGTGCATCTCTGTCTCATTTCGGCAGTCTGCTGTAgtccaccaacaacaccaggTCCCCAAGGTCCAACCAACACAAGGAGTcgaagatgatggaagctCTCGTTCAATTCAGCTCTGTTTTTCAGCTGCCTAATCGCTTGCAAGCGAGCCTCGCACCGTATACCATATCTGTCCATCAAACGTACCCCGACcaaccaccatcacccaCGAGCCctggagatgagatggatggcccGCCCCCCTGTGGTCCGCATAATTCTGGGTCAAGAAAGGCCAGGGCTGGACCGCGAACTCTCTCCCAGGTTCTTCTCTTCTGGAAAAAGGAGGCGGAGCTGATTGGCCTCGGCACTGCCAAGAGCGGCattgggccttggcctccccCAGATGGAACCGCTCATCAGCAACATCTGACATGTGTGCCAGTTTGTCAGTCATTCCACGCCCAGGAGCCAAGACATTCGAGATTGGAGCTGACGGTCTTTGTAATGTCTCTGCCGGTTAACCGGAATAGCCGAAAACAGTTTTAAACTCTTCGGTTACCGGCAAGATAGGTCGCACAGCGTCAATTCTAACCAGGTCTTGCATCCAATGACGATGAGCAATTCTGTCATTACGCAACCCCGCGCTTTGTCTCTGGTCgtgcatccatccatctcggccaagacTGCGGACCCTCCCCTCTGTCCAATGTGCCACCCTAGACATGGAAGAAAGGCCACAGTATCAACCAACATTCCCGTCATGTTACTGTTGCATCTCCGTGCTGCACGTAACATGGTGCGAATGCGCTTCAGTCTCATTGGCTACCTATCTAATAGTGAAGCGTGCGAGTTGAGCCGAAGACGCGTATAGTAATCTAATTGTCCAACAGACAACAGCTATTCCGTTTCATACAACTTTTTGACATAATTTTggtaaagaaaaaaaagaacatGGTGGTGATATTATTACGTCCCTCACTCTACACGCTGGCTTGCTAGCTCGTGTGTCTTCCTGGGCTTCATGGATCAAGCAGTGATCTCATCTTCTATCTCTCCAAATCGTGATTCCTATCTCGGAGCGTATTTGTCGCAGATGGGGCATTGGATATCCCTGAAGGTGGTCGGCGCATcgcggtcgaggaggagccacGAGGCGAGTTCCAAGAACACGCATCCTAGAGACCATATGTCGTATTTCTGGGTTATCTTACCATCGAAGTCAAGATCGGGAAGTTTGTAGGTATCCGAGTATCCGGGGATACTTCTCGGGATGGTGTGCGACTTGGACCAGAAGCTCTCAAACTCGGTCAAGCTAAAATCAGGGATGACAAGGTAGCCGCTTTCACCTTGATGGTAGCCCAGAGACTGATACGACGCCTAGTGGAAGATCATCGCTGCTTGGGGACTTGGACTTCCCGACTTCTGTCCTTTCTCGATACAAAGATGGTAGAGTTGTGCTGATACAAACACTGTACCATCAATACTCGAAACCAGACTTTTCGCACTTCCCAAATCATCCCATTTCCATTTCGGGCCTGGAAGAAAGACTGACATTTGCCTTTAACAGGCGTGGAGGCTACGGGATGTTCCAGTCATTCTTGGAGCGAACCCTGCTCTGGAAAAGAGATGGCTATACCAGCTCTATGAAACCCATCAAGCTCCCCCCTGCGCGGAACCTGCCGACGTGGTCGTGGATGGCGTACAATGGGGTCATCTCCTATGTTCAGGCCGAATTCGACAAGGTCGACTGGACCAAGGAGTATTCATCTTCCTTCGACTCAGGAAGTGGCGCTCTCGGCAAATGGCACTGGGAGACAAACGGTACGAATAGGCCACCTATCCTAGGGCTTTCAAGAGTCAGAGAGCTCGACTCGAACAAAGACAACCTTGGGTTACTTAAGAGGATAACCTTTGACACTCTCAGTCCCAAATGGCAAGCCCAAGACATGCGGTGCGTTGTTATCGGCAAGGCCAAACGAGGCGACTCCTTTGGTCCTTTCAACTTGAATTGCTACGTCTTGATTGTCAACGCTTCTTCGGATGAGAATCTACGTGGAGCCTATCTCATAGTTGGGGCAGGCGAATTGATGGAGAGCGAGATTGTCTGGGATCGTTATGAGGCAGGGAATTTGCATTAATCGGTTGCGAAGCTGTCATGTCACGCATTCGTCTTGTTCGCTAGGCCATGACTATCCAACTAGAAAGAAAAACACAAATGATCAAAGAACTATTACACAATTGTTACGGTGGATAAGCAGCCCTGAGCAGCCAAGTGATTGGCAAGTACCAAGCCAAGGCCTTCCTTGAACTTCCCCCTGAACTCGCCTTGATCTCTATCACTGGTCCGAAGTTTGACCTCGCCCATACCCACCCTGCGATATACCAGTCCGCCTGTGTCATTCTGAACGTCGGGAGCCTCCGTTAGTAGGAGTCCTGGCATGCTGTCGAATCCTTGCCCATAGACCTTGCAGGCTAAAAGTAGGAGCCGGACAGGCTCTCCGAACCGCAACTCTGGGGCCTCGCCCGACGTCGTTACGATATCCGGGAAAGCAAGACAAAtcatctccagcttcatATCTGTTTCAGTGACTGACTTGTTGAGGAATTGCATTTGGAAGGAGATGTTGCGACTCTTGTCCTTCGCTTGCAGATCATCCGGTGATTTCATGCAGACGTCTAGCAAGAGGCCCTTAATGGTCAACCTTGCTGAAGATAGTCTCCCATAGGGGTTCGGGGTAGCCAAACTGTACTGCACATCAACCACTTCAGTCTGTGGGAGTTCGTTGGTGCTTGCATTCCAGACAGCCTCCACAGACCCCACGACGGAAGCCCATGACCAAGTTGGTGCGTAATATGTCTCGCGCCTAGAGGTCCCAAGTTCATCGACATGCCAGCACACAGTACTACCTAGCATGCCCTTCCACATCCCGCCGATGTACTCCATACCCATGGGGCCAGCGAGTGCAGCAGCGACTCCAGAGATGGCGGGAAGTCGATCTGACTCGTGGGTGATGGCGCGGCGGGTGAAGGGAGTGACAACTTCGGACCAGACAATGCGAGGATCGCTGGAGCGCAGTACGAATGAGGAGTCTTTATCGCCTGTCATTCTGTCCAAGTTGATGAGTCTGAGGGCCTCCTTACGAAGGGCGGATCCCGGGCGACACTCGCAGAGATGGACCTCACGACAGTGCCAGACCAGCTCGTGGGAGGTGAAACGAAGGATTCTCCCGGATAGAATGTGTTCCTGGAGGGTCCATGCCCGTGTCTCAAGGGGGTTCTGAGCTCGATTCTGGGGGCCGTCTCCGATGTTTGTGGTCCAGTGCCGGTCAGACTGCCACGGCCGTGCAAATACCTCGACTTGCTCAACCTTGTTCTGAACTTCTGCAACGGCCGCAAAGGATTTCCTAATACTGAAAGGACGCGAGTGAAAACACCCCTCAGTACTGTTAcgggcggcggcagcggctATGGTGATGTAGGCGTTCTGGTAGACGTCGCTCATCTTGGGTGACTGGACGGCCcagtcatcctcgtcatcctgAACAATGCAGAGGGAGTCGATCCAGAGATACCTGATTTGAAGCTTCTGACAGGCAACTATGGCATCTTTGAACGTCTGCGGAAACTTGGACAGGTCGATTCCTCGACAAAACTCGTCAATGGTGCccttggtggtcttgagGGGCATCACATCACCCCAGCAATGACTCAGAGCGGCATATTTACCGCGCTCATCTGAGCTGGGTACGCAAAGGCGGGGGTTTATGTCTTTGGAACCGACATCCAAGATACGTGTGGGAAACGGTCGGTCTTCGCTTCCACGCCTACACTCGTCGTGGTTATGGACGCATTGTTGAATCCAGCCGTGAACCACGTCCCAACTTTCGGGCGAGTTGGCTTCAGCACAAACATGAGTGCCAGTACCGATAATGTCCCAGGGACGTGTAGTTTCTTCAAATGTGTCAGAATCTGCATTCTCTGCTCGGTTTCGGTGGTCAAAGTATAATTACCTGGCAAATGGTAAAGCTCAAAGCTGCAGATCGAAGACTCTTCGCAACCCATATAATGACAATGGAGGTGAATCTGAAGAGCTCCATCGAATCCCCATATCAACTCGGCAACATCGTCAACCTCACCATCATACCAGCGCCTCCCAACAGAGCGGTTCTCGTAGCTGATCTCTGCAATGTCTTCCCAGGAGGTGTCGAGAAGTGGGTATAAGGAGGCCGTGGCGTCCCTCAGCAGCGTGCAGACTCTGCATCGAACTGAAGCATTCCGACACAGCTTGCTAAAGTTCATCTTGTGTGACGGATACTCGGTCTCGTGGAAGCCAACGATAGGTTTGAGGTCCAGGCAGATAGCGCAAAAGACTCCGTTCTTCAATGGATCATCCTCCAACTCGATGCGTTGAAAGAGGACCTGAATCTGGCCGACTTCTTGGCGGAATCTTTGGAGATACTCCCGGAACTCTTTGAAAGGGCTCTCGGGTATCTTAAGAATAGCCACGTCTAGGTTGCTTATGGCCCTATCGAGGTAGATAGTTTCAACGGCGTAACACTGCCTGGCGTAGGCAGTGGCCATGAGGCACCCAAGCAAAGCATAGATGTGGCCGTATCCTTGCTTGTCTGGCATATCGGGCTCCCATGGCTCGCTCTCTGTCGGCGGCCTGAAGCACTCAATGTTCAagatgaggtcgtcgaggtctGCGCCTTCGCGAATAGCCTCGAGCATTTTCTGCGCGCTTGGGGCCTTGAGTACACGCGCAGCCATGGTAAGTGCGACATAGCAGCAGTATGAACCCTGTTCCGGCTCGCCGGGTGCTTCGTTTGATTTCTCAGTTGAGTCTTGCGATGATGCAGGTGTTTCATCGGACCTTGTCCCCTGATCGCCGACATTGACGGCGTTCTCCTCTACCTCAGCAACCTCTGCGGAGGAGCCCCCCGCTTCTGTCCATAC is from Fusarium keratoplasticum isolate Fu6.1 chromosome 11, whole genome shotgun sequence and encodes:
- a CDS encoding HET domain-containing protein, translated to MFQSFLERTLLWKRDGYTSSMKPIKLPPARNLPTWSWMAYNGVISYVQAEFDKVDWTKEYSSSFDSGSGALGKWHWETNGTNRPPILGLSRVRELDSNKDNLGLLKRITFDTLSPKWQAQDMRCVVIGKAKRGDSFGPFNLNCYVLIVNASSDENLRGAYLIVGAGELMESEIVWDRYEAGNLH
- a CDS encoding HET domain-containing protein, with the translated sequence MSRHEEFIDRVDLGGLDLEGLPSPPAMEPIDEQPTADGSNSGTASRNEETADFPNDSPESDKGRTSYYTGGNFYLKRRECILLQDNDSDSGADQPTILRPESIFLAIDDDKILELGRLPSLVDQPDEIRQLASNIIKGTMPLSEERAVRLGYLSDQCLDLSELLKRCDDALEKAFEAADAAVWTEAGGSSAEVAEVEENAVNVGDQGTRSDETPASSQDSTEKSNEAPGEPEQGSYCCYVALTMAARVLKAPSAQKMLEAIREGADLDDLILNIECFRPPTESEPWEPDMPDKQGYGHIYALLGCLMATAYARQCYAVETIYLDRAISNLDVAILKIPESPFKEFREYLQRFRQEVGQIQVLFQRIELEDDPLKNGVFCAICLDLKPIVGFHETEYPSHKMNFSKLCRNASVRCRVCTLLRDATASLYPLLDTSWEDIAEISYENRSVGRRWYDGEVDDVAELIWGFDGALQIHLHCHYMGCEESSICSFELYHLPETTRPWDIIGTGTHVCAEANSPESWDVVHGWIQQCVHNHDECRRGSEDRPFPTRILDVGSKDINPRLCVPSSDERGKYAALSHCWGDVMPLKTTKGTIDEFCRGIDLSKFPQTFKDAIVACQKLQIRYLWIDSLCIVQDDEDDWAVQSPKMSDVYQNAYITIAAAAARNSTEGCFHSRPFSIRKSFAAVAEVQNKVEQVEVFARPWQSDRHWTTNIGDGPQNRAQNPLETRAWTLQEHILSGRILRFTSHELVWHCREVHLCECRPGSALRKEALRLINLDRMTGDKDSSFVLRSSDPRIVWSEVVTPFTRRAITHESDRLPAISGVAAALAGPMGMEYIGGMWKGMLGSTVCWHVDELGTSRRETYYAPTWSWASVVGSVEAVWNASTNELPQTEVVDVQYSLATPNPYGRLSSARLTIKGLLLDVCMKSPDDLQAKDKSRNISFQMQFLNKSVTETDMKLEMICLAFPDIVTTSGEAPELRFGEPVRLLLLACKVYGQGFDSMPGLLLTEAPDVQNDTGGLVYRRVGMGEVKLRTSDRDQGEFRGKFKEGLGLVLANHLAAQGCLSTVTIV